Genomic DNA from Hordeum vulgare subsp. vulgare chromosome 2H, MorexV3_pseudomolecules_assembly, whole genome shotgun sequence:
aatcaactagagagttggagcttttgagtttgtctagctctctgttaaatttcatccaCTTTCACTTCCCGTAACTATTGTTTTGGAGActgtcaaaattcttcagagcataaacacctGGTGAgaatctaagattttcactaagttcctgaaatcttttatttttgtccaatttagcacctgtagatctttgtgtgtgtaactcctttggattatcttcttgctcatgcttgtagagcttttgaatagctttttccacatatcttgtttggcacatttgggtggctgtaggtgctttgcatgttgctcacaaactgttATGATGATGTTTAGAACAGATTGcaagttttagttgttttgatgcGTGAGATaatattgttggtggtgtggtcAGTTTCTTTACACCACCCgacctatacttgtttgtttgatcatgtggcaacctgggaataccagaagtgtgccgttggagtgtgcttgtggtggatttgatccgtaggactccatatcttgtttcgtggtttccggttgatctgtagctccgttctatACGTTCTTTATATATTTTTGCATCGTCTTCCCGtaatgcacctgttcatgtcatcttcatgcgtgTCAAGCTAGCTTAGAGATAAATTCTGTCCataagtttatcttctcttctcatgcatatgcaagtggctAGATTAGAGATgtatgcttcattctcatctcatgcatcatgttctgttggtgttcattggctgtcatttttatcttgggtagcaccgggatcgaagagcgagtacgtggattcaggagagtacgtgcaggacgaacaagagcagttccaagctgaagacatcacaggcaagatgaccgtgaccttgataccgtatctagctttgttatgcataggttcacgtttccttcgattatgctcgctgcctaccacttgatataattgcctcctgatattgccatgaaacccaaacaccttcccttcCTAGATAATGTTGATTGGCTAAGTAGgcatgctcagcttctaatgatagcgttgctagttgcaggtgccagctgattCATGTGATAACGTGAGTATTTGATTTCATTAtgttttaaactgctatttaattaatgcacctatatacttggtaaatgatggaaggcctagccttttgccgggtgatttgctcCATTATTGCCAccttacactacaagaaatatgctcatacatgacgttttttcagatgtcgttgatgaattcgtcataaatctatgacgatttcatccgagatcgtcgtaaaccgtttgaggggatcaaatctacatataaattacgacgatgtgagtcaaaaacgtcgtaaccgcataagatgacatcgtcataacttttacgacgattataaaaatgtcgtaacatgttctaactacgttgacatgtcactcgtggatccattctatcccacctcatccatgTATTGAACTGTTTTTTATACCACTTTTCCGTTGGGAtatttttttcatcttacttttatattgAGCTGGTATTTTATCCTCCATGCTGGCTAATGGACTGGTTGGTGGTTGGTCAAAAAAGCCCACATGTTAAGATTATAATATTTTacataaaaactattaaaaaataaCTATCAAAACTTCCCTCCAATTCTtatcaaaaaaggaaaaaaattcccTCCCGAAACATCCCAAAATTCCACGCGCCAAACCCGCACCCCCCGCGCGAGCGGCCAAAACTTTCGCCCACCCCCGCGCCCTTTTCCTGCCTCCCTCCCGAAACAACCGCCAACCTCTCCACTTTCCCTATTCCCCGGCTCCCACCTCTCACCGGACGAGGAGACGGCCCGCGACGACGCCGGGAGTGGGGAGCGGCTCGCGATGACGGCAATGACGCGGGGATAGGCGAGCGGACCTCCCTCCCTCGCCCCACAAAATCCTCGATTCAAAACCGCGCCGCTCCAGCTCTTCTCCGCCGCGGCCCTCCCGCCAAACCGTCGTCCCCGAATCCTCCGCCGCCGACGTCGGAGGGGCGCAGGGGGAGGCCACCGGTTTGCACCCTACTTCTCCCCACCCGATCCAGATCCCTTGCAAACTCCTCCCTAGCGGCGAGATCCGGCCTCCCATGGCTTCCCTAGCGGCGAGATCCGGCCTCCGCTCCCTGGCAGCGCGTGCCACGGCCCCCGCCTCGGCCCCGATCGGACGCCGCATGTCCTCCTCCGCCTACCTCCGTGCCGCACCGCGCCGCGCCGTGCGAGATCTAAGGCCCTCGCCGCGTGGACAAGAAGGGAACCCCGTCCCTGCGAGATCCCTTCAGGCGCCCTCCTCCCTGCCGAcggggatggtgcggccggcgggCCTCCTCGACCCGACGACGAGGCGACGTCCGTTCCTCGACCCACGCGCCTCACCGTCATCTCCACCGCGGCGGCTGGACCGTCATGGACTACTCGCTGGCGGCGTTGAAGCTGTTCGCCTCGCAGCTGGCAGGATCCACGACGGCCCCCTCCTCCGAGGGCTCCTCCCCGGCACAGATGCTCTTCAGCATCCGCTTCCAGCGCGCCTGGATCCAGGTCCCGCCCTCTCTCACGgtcctttcttttccttttctttgctctACCCTGACGGCTCGCTGCGGCAGGCAGGGTGTGGTGGTGCGCGCGGACTACAGCTTCGACGACGGGAGGCTGTTCGTGGATGACGGCTCCTGCGTCACCGAGCTCATGCTCCGGCCCGAGGATGCCAAGGGCCATCCGTGGCACCCAGGTTCTCCCATCCTCTCTATCTGATTTTTCCTTGCATTCTCCGTTTCCTGGATATGATTGGTGATGTATCTATTGACCAACCCTGCTTGGGCCGCAACATTGCtcatgtagtagtagtagttttgctgctgttgctCAGTAGCATCAGCTGTATGCATGTATTTCCCCTGGAAAAAAAGTCGTACCATGCAGTACGAAACTGCAAACGAAGACAACCTAGAATTTACTTTAGAACCCCCTCAAGATGATCGGTGCAAGAGTTGAACAATCCCAAACACTATCAAAATACTCTGCACGTCATTGTACCCTTTGCACTAGAGGCGGTTTACCACAAGATGGTCTCATGAAGTGATTCATTATTATCAGAcctggtaaaagttttctcatgtAGTAAATCATTATTACTACTAGAAGGTCGGATAATAATGAAGTAATTTATTGCTCATGTAGTAGTCGTAGTTTTGCTACTGTTGCTTAGTAACATTCGCTGTAGTATTATTTCCCCTGAAAAAAGATGTATCATGTACGCAAAGACAAGTGTGGAAAACCTAGAACTTACTTTGGAACCCCCTCACAATGATCAATGCAAGAGTTCAACAATCCCAGCCACcatcagaaaaaaaaatctctgtaaCATTTTTTTTATTGTTTACAATGCTTTCACTCTGTTCTTCTTCTGGGCGTTCCTCGTTTCTGTTGAACAATTTTTCCTATGCTGCAACATTTTTCATGCAGTAGTATGCCTGTATTTCTCCTCAAAAAATCTGTATCATGTTCATGTACGAAAGTGCAAGCGAAGAAAACCTAGAATTTACTTTAGAATCCCCTCAAGATGATCCATGCAAGAGTTGAAGAATCCCAGCCACCATCGAAATACTCTGCAAGTGCACTCTTTGCATTATAGGCTCTTTGCCACTAGATGGCCTCCCTCATGAATTGATTCATTATTATCAGACCTGGTAAAAGTGGTAGTACTTACTAACATTTCTTATTGCTTACAATGCTTTTACTCTGTTTGTGTTCTAGGCGTCGAGCTGTGTTTCTTTTGCAAGCCAATTCAGGATTTCTTTACTCTAGTTGATTGATGGCTCTATTTTAATGCTACAGGGATGTATGTGCTGATTACTGGGGCATATATTGCACCCCAGTCAACGGAAAGTCTACCGATGGTCAAGGTTCCGTCTCCCTCTCTTACTCTCTTTGTGCATCCTTGCCTGCAAAATTCTATCCACATACTAAGAAGAATTTGAGGTTCTCTGTTGGTGCTTTCTTTATTATTTGATGCAAACTTCAGTTTTGGAACCGTTTGTTTGATTGAGCCAACGCCTGAAGTTTCAGGCTGCCTGACTAATGGTTATACAAAtaggaaaaaagagagaaggaaataGTATTGCATTCTAGTATTCATGTACATTTTAGTGGTCTCTCTCGTGGGACTGGTTCATCCTTTAACTTTGATTGATAGCACTCATGATTTTGGGCCTCGCATCCTTCAAACTGAAGTGCGCTTATTGATAAAGCGTGATGGTCCTAGATTTGTTGAAGTTTTTGGTTATGTGACCATGTCAGTTCTGCAACTTATCATTTGAACATATTGAGAACAGCAGAAAGTTCAGTAATGGCAATACATGCTCTTGTAGTGCGTGTAATCATCATGGTATTTagaccgtcagaagagctatctaATGTACGGATGGGTAATTTTGACATGTAATGTTTCCCATGCTTTAAATCCAACACCTGGTACATCTTACAAGAAAAAAGTGGGAAGCAACATCTGGTACACCAGAGGCATCAAAATATTCTGCAAGTGTACTCTTATCATTAGTTTATGTGTTCAGTTTCTAGTCAATTgccactttaccatggcttaccaATCCGAGATAAAATGATAGTTTTTGTCTATCTGAAGTAGGTGGTTACTGTCTGTATTCTCCATGCTTGCCACACCTGAGATTTCATAAGAAATACGTTATGTTCTGCATCACAGTGCATGTTATCGGCTCCATCTCTTACTTTAGCGTCCCTGGACTTGATCATTGCAGGCGCACAAGATAGTGGATCTCTCAACACAGCCGGACCGTGAAGCAATGTGGTACATGGAAGTCGCCGAGGCGTACAACTTATTCTACAAGGCTGATGCCTCTGGTTTTGGCTTACCATCATGAGCACTCCTTGGTCACTCCCTGGTTTATGGCTCTTGACATTGCTGCCACTGCTTCCGCTCTATACCCACCCGTGCTTGCGTGGCCGTGGCTGGTGCCCGTGATCCGCTCCTCATGACTGTTGCATTGTCATAGATTGCTGCTGGTGACTTAGAGAGTGCCCCTTTGGTGTTGCGACTTGTTTTTGCCAGATGAACGCTCGCTGCGGCAGGCAGGGCGTGGTGGTGCGCGCAGACTACAGCGTCGGCGACGGGAGGCTGTTCGTGGATGACGGCTCCTGCGTCATCGAGCTCATGCTCCGGCCCGAGGATGCCAATGGCCAGCCCTGGCGCCCAGGTTCTCCCAAACTCTCTGATTTTTGTCTTGCACTCTCCATTTCCTGCATATGATTGGCGATGTATGTGTTGACCGACTCTGCTTGTGCCGCAACATTGCTCGCTCATGTACTAGTAGTGGTAGTTTTGCTGTTGTTGCTCAGTAACATTAGTTGTAGTATTATTTCCCCTGGAAAAAAGCTGTATCATGTACGCAAAGACAAGTGCGGAAAACCTAGGATTTCTTTTAGAATCCCCTCAAGATGATAGTTGCGAGAGCTGAATAATCCCAGCCACCATCAAAATACACTGCAAGCCAGTGTACACTTTGCATTAGAGGCGGTTTACCACTAGATGCCCTCCCTCGTGAATTAATTCATTATTATCAGACCTGGTAAAAGTGCTACTACTTACTAACATTTCTTATTGCTTACAATGCTTTTACTCTGTTTGTGTTCTGGGCGTCCAACCGCCTTGTTCGTTTTGCAACCTAATTCAGGATTTCTTTGCTCTAGTTGATTGATGGCTCTACTTTTATGCTGTAGGGATGTATGTGCTGATTATTGGGGCATATATTGCGCCCCAGTCTATGGAAAGTCTGCCGATGGTCAAGTTTCCGTCTCCCTCTCTTACTCTCTATGTGCATCCTTGCCTGCGTATTTCTTTGTGTATGCTATTATTATTTTTCCCAATCATATTCTTTCAAGTAGAGCTCCCTTTCCTTTGTGGAGATCCTAAGCAACACTCTACTCCATACTCGGTACTCACTTGCACCATACCAcatatcccacaatggccaactgGCACTCAAGAGTGGTTTCTCTGCCTTGCAACTGAAGCCTATCCAGTATCCACACAAGCATACAAATAAAAAAACAGATAGAAATATCTCAACATCTCTGCAATTTTTTCCTCCTTGCAGTTTTTGTCCAGttataggaagggaaaacaaaTTGTTGGAAGAATAGTGGTGTACTAGAGTCAGAATCAATCACCTCACCTAAATGTCCTGATGTGATGACAACAGCCTAGTACTATTGCTAAGACTACTTTTAGCCTGATACGTTGTCGACTAGTACCATCGGTCATTTGCTAGGGTGTGAGGATTGTGAGGACAGGGGTGGCGAGGTGAGTTTGGTGTGGAGCATTATGTGAGAGTGCCATCAGGCACTTAATGATGGTAGCTACTTTGAACATTGCTCATGGACATATCTTAGGTGCTAGTGCCATGTACCTGTGTCTATCATGTCTGTTCATTTTTGTTTCATTTCTGTTCAGCTCATCACTGGACTACACAGGAAATTTTgcacgttgttgttgttttcggccAATCAGCAGATGTGGAGGAAGCAAAATACCAGCATGCTACAACGAAAACAAGATTTCCTTTAGGCGGCACTACAAACTAAAGCAAGATAGTATTAACCATTTGTTAGCTCCTAGTAACCCCCAGATTTCCTTGGTTCTACACTCATAAATTGATGATGGCCAAACTATCCTGGTCTAATAAAGGGACATACTGTGGGTAAAaatagaagaagttgattttattTATTCATCAAAAACAGGTGT
This window encodes:
- the LOC123429843 gene encoding uncharacterized protein LOC123429843; amino-acid sequence: MDYSLAALKLFASQLAGSTTAPSSEGSSPAQMLFSIRFQRAWIQGVVVRADYSFDDGRLFVDDGSCVTELMLRPEDAKGHPWHPGMYVLITGAYIAPQSTESLPMVKAHKIVDLSTQPDREAMWYMEVAEAYNLFYKADASGFGLPS